Proteins encoded in a region of the Nicotiana tomentosiformis chromosome 9, ASM39032v3, whole genome shotgun sequence genome:
- the LOC104094553 gene encoding cysteine-rich receptor-like protein kinase 10 isoform X1: MVMNFNILRNLLLCSNIFLILCLNNSQVSSSPLTYFCPNTTTYSPNSTYRSNLNVLLSSLSSNASRPNGFYNSTVGRTDSEIVYGLFLCRGDVAPPDCQDCVTIASKDILENYCPTQKIAVIWYDDCLLRYSNLPIFGRMDESGARILFNTQNVSDPTRFLSQRRNMMDEIANLAAKENDGKKFATKEANFSSPETLYTLAQCTPDLSDSSCDRCLRTAIGNLPSDGKRGGRALLPSCNVRYELYPFYNVTAVAPPPPPPVRLSPPPSSQPDPTTSDRGKGGIASGVIIAIVVPIAAAVLLLIFGFCWLRRRGSQEFIVAKDMTDGNEISTTESLQYQLTNIQAATTNFSADNKIGEGGFGVVYKGILPNGQEIAVKRLSRSSGQGAQEFKNEIVLIAKLQHRNLVRLLGYCFEAEEKLLVYEFVPNKSLDYFLFDPEKQHLLNWSRRYKIIGGIARGLLYLHEDSRLRVIHRDLKASNILLDADMNPKISDFGMARIFGIDQSEDITNRIVGTYGYMSPEYAMHGQYSVKSDVFSFGVLLLEIISGKKNSSFYQSDGAEDLLSYVWKNWRDGTPLNIMDPTFGESYSRNEVIQCIHIGLLCVQEDVTERPTMESVVLMLNSYSVTKAAPQQPAFFFRSRTEMLPKGLESDQYSTSKSIPLLSENEVSITELHPR; encoded by the exons ATGGTGATGAACTTCAATATTCTCAGAAATCTTCTGTTATGTAGCAACATCTTCTTGATTTTATGCCTAAACAATAGCCAAGTTAGCTCTTCTCCTCTTACATATTTCTGTCCAAATACAACTACTTACAGTCCCAACAGCACTTACAGATCTAATCTCAATGTTCTATTATCATCTTTATCCTCTAATGCTTCTCGGCCTAATGGATTTTACAACTCTACAGTTGGTCGTACGGATTCGGAAATAGTTTATGGCTTGTTTTTATGTAGAGGAGATGTTGCGCCACCTGATTGTCAAGACTGTGTTACAATAGCTAGTAAAGATATCTTAGAAAATTATTGTCCAACGCAAAAAATTGCTGTAATTTGGTACGATGATTGCTTGTTACGTTACTCGAATTTACCTATCTTTGGCAGAATGGATGAATCAG GTGCACGCATTTTATTTAATACACAAAATGTTAGTGACCCAACAAGGTTTTTGTCACAACGTCGGAATATGATGGATGAAATAGCAAATTTGGCAGCAAAGGAAAATGATGGGAAAAAGTTTGCTACTAAAGAAGCCAATTTTTCATCACCAGAGACACTTTATACACTTGCACAGTGCACTCCTGATCTCTCTGATTCTTCTTGTGACCGTTGCTTGAGAACTGCTATTGGAAATTTACCAAGTGATGGCAAAAGAGGTGGTAGAGCTCTTCTTCCTAGCTGTAATGTTAGGTATGAATTGTATCCTTTTTACAACGTTACGGCTGTCGCGCCACCACCTCCGCCGCCAGTTCGCCTTTCTCCTCCACCTTCTTCACAGCCTGATCCTACGACCAGCGATCGAG GAAAAGGGGGAATTGCATCTGGAGTAATAATTGCCATAGTTGTTCCGATTGCTGCTGCAGTGCTACTGTTAATTTTTGGTTTCTGTTGGCTAAGAAGAAGAGGTTCGCAAGAATTCATTGTTGCAAAAGATATGACAG ATGGAAATGAAATTTCAACTACTGAATCCCTGCAATATCAGTTGACCAATATTCAAGCTGCGACGACTAACTTCTCAGCTGATAATAAAATTGGTGAAGGTGGATTTGGTGTTGTCTACAAG GGTATACTTCCGAATGGACAAGAGATAGCTGTGAAGAGGCTATCGAGAAGTTCAGGGCAAGGTGCACAAGAATTTAAGAATGAGATCGTGTTGATCGCGAAGCTTCAACACAGAAATTTAGTGAGACTACTGGGATATTGCTTTGAAGCAGAGGAAAAGCTACTTGTCTATGAATTTGTCCCCAACAAAAGCCTTGACTATTTCTTATTTG ATCCTGAAAAGCAGCATCTACTGAATTGGTCTCGACGTTACAAGATTATAGGAGGGATTGCGCGTGGACTACTTTACCTTCATGAGGATTCACGTCTAAGAGTTATACACCGTGATCTCAAAGCAAGCAATATATTGTTAGACGCTGATATGAATcccaaaatatcagattttggaaTGGCAAGAATATTTGGAATTGATCAAAGTGAAGATATAACAAACAGGATTGTTGGGACATA CGGTTACATGTCGCCGGAGTATGCTATGCATGGACAATACTCTGTTAAATCTGATGTTTTCAGCTTTGGTGTTCTACTTTTGGAGATCATAAGTGGAAAGAAGAATAGCTCATTTTACCAATCAGATGGAGCTGAAGATCTTCTTAGCTAT GTTTGGAAGAATTGGAGAGACGGAACGCCATTGAATATAATGGATCCAACATTTGGAGAGTCATACTCAAGAAATGAAGTGATACAGTGTATACATATCGGATTGTTATGTGTTCAAGAAGATGTTACTGAAAGGCCTACAATGGAATCTGTGGTGCTCATGCTTAATAGTTACTCTGTTACCAAGGCGGCGCCTCAACAACCTGCATTCTTTTTTCGTAGTCGAACAGAGATGCTACCAAAAGGGCTAGAATCAGATCAATATTCTACAAGCAAATCAATACCATTATTGTCTGAGAATGAAGTATCCATTACAGAACTGCATCCAAGATAG
- the LOC104094553 gene encoding cysteine-rich receptor-like protein kinase 10 isoform X2 — MVMNFNILRNLLLCSNIFLILCLNNSQVSSSPLTYFCPNTTTYSPNSTYRSNLNVLLSSLSSNASRPNGFYNSTVGRTDSEIVYGLFLCRGDVAPPDCQDCVTIASKDILENYCPTQKIAVIWYDDCLLRYSNLPIFGRMDESGKGGIASGVIIAIVVPIAAAVLLLIFGFCWLRRRGSQEFIVAKDMTDGNEISTTESLQYQLTNIQAATTNFSADNKIGEGGFGVVYKGILPNGQEIAVKRLSRSSGQGAQEFKNEIVLIAKLQHRNLVRLLGYCFEAEEKLLVYEFVPNKSLDYFLFDPEKQHLLNWSRRYKIIGGIARGLLYLHEDSRLRVIHRDLKASNILLDADMNPKISDFGMARIFGIDQSEDITNRIVGTYGYMSPEYAMHGQYSVKSDVFSFGVLLLEIISGKKNSSFYQSDGAEDLLSYVWKNWRDGTPLNIMDPTFGESYSRNEVIQCIHIGLLCVQEDVTERPTMESVVLMLNSYSVTKAAPQQPAFFFRSRTEMLPKGLESDQYSTSKSIPLLSENEVSITELHPR; from the exons ATGGTGATGAACTTCAATATTCTCAGAAATCTTCTGTTATGTAGCAACATCTTCTTGATTTTATGCCTAAACAATAGCCAAGTTAGCTCTTCTCCTCTTACATATTTCTGTCCAAATACAACTACTTACAGTCCCAACAGCACTTACAGATCTAATCTCAATGTTCTATTATCATCTTTATCCTCTAATGCTTCTCGGCCTAATGGATTTTACAACTCTACAGTTGGTCGTACGGATTCGGAAATAGTTTATGGCTTGTTTTTATGTAGAGGAGATGTTGCGCCACCTGATTGTCAAGACTGTGTTACAATAGCTAGTAAAGATATCTTAGAAAATTATTGTCCAACGCAAAAAATTGCTGTAATTTGGTACGATGATTGCTTGTTACGTTACTCGAATTTACCTATCTTTGGCAGAATGGATGAATCAG GAAAAGGGGGAATTGCATCTGGAGTAATAATTGCCATAGTTGTTCCGATTGCTGCTGCAGTGCTACTGTTAATTTTTGGTTTCTGTTGGCTAAGAAGAAGAGGTTCGCAAGAATTCATTGTTGCAAAAGATATGACAG ATGGAAATGAAATTTCAACTACTGAATCCCTGCAATATCAGTTGACCAATATTCAAGCTGCGACGACTAACTTCTCAGCTGATAATAAAATTGGTGAAGGTGGATTTGGTGTTGTCTACAAG GGTATACTTCCGAATGGACAAGAGATAGCTGTGAAGAGGCTATCGAGAAGTTCAGGGCAAGGTGCACAAGAATTTAAGAATGAGATCGTGTTGATCGCGAAGCTTCAACACAGAAATTTAGTGAGACTACTGGGATATTGCTTTGAAGCAGAGGAAAAGCTACTTGTCTATGAATTTGTCCCCAACAAAAGCCTTGACTATTTCTTATTTG ATCCTGAAAAGCAGCATCTACTGAATTGGTCTCGACGTTACAAGATTATAGGAGGGATTGCGCGTGGACTACTTTACCTTCATGAGGATTCACGTCTAAGAGTTATACACCGTGATCTCAAAGCAAGCAATATATTGTTAGACGCTGATATGAATcccaaaatatcagattttggaaTGGCAAGAATATTTGGAATTGATCAAAGTGAAGATATAACAAACAGGATTGTTGGGACATA CGGTTACATGTCGCCGGAGTATGCTATGCATGGACAATACTCTGTTAAATCTGATGTTTTCAGCTTTGGTGTTCTACTTTTGGAGATCATAAGTGGAAAGAAGAATAGCTCATTTTACCAATCAGATGGAGCTGAAGATCTTCTTAGCTAT GTTTGGAAGAATTGGAGAGACGGAACGCCATTGAATATAATGGATCCAACATTTGGAGAGTCATACTCAAGAAATGAAGTGATACAGTGTATACATATCGGATTGTTATGTGTTCAAGAAGATGTTACTGAAAGGCCTACAATGGAATCTGTGGTGCTCATGCTTAATAGTTACTCTGTTACCAAGGCGGCGCCTCAACAACCTGCATTCTTTTTTCGTAGTCGAACAGAGATGCTACCAAAAGGGCTAGAATCAGATCAATATTCTACAAGCAAATCAATACCATTATTGTCTGAGAATGAAGTATCCATTACAGAACTGCATCCAAGATAG
- the LOC104094553 gene encoding cysteine-rich receptor-like protein kinase 10 isoform X3: protein MMDEIANLAAKENDGKKFATKEANFSSPETLYTLAQCTPDLSDSSCDRCLRTAIGNLPSDGKRGGRALLPSCNVRYELYPFYNVTAVAPPPPPPVRLSPPPSSQPDPTTSDRGKGGIASGVIIAIVVPIAAAVLLLIFGFCWLRRRGSQEFIVAKDMTDGNEISTTESLQYQLTNIQAATTNFSADNKIGEGGFGVVYKGILPNGQEIAVKRLSRSSGQGAQEFKNEIVLIAKLQHRNLVRLLGYCFEAEEKLLVYEFVPNKSLDYFLFDPEKQHLLNWSRRYKIIGGIARGLLYLHEDSRLRVIHRDLKASNILLDADMNPKISDFGMARIFGIDQSEDITNRIVGTYGYMSPEYAMHGQYSVKSDVFSFGVLLLEIISGKKNSSFYQSDGAEDLLSYVWKNWRDGTPLNIMDPTFGESYSRNEVIQCIHIGLLCVQEDVTERPTMESVVLMLNSYSVTKAAPQQPAFFFRSRTEMLPKGLESDQYSTSKSIPLLSENEVSITELHPR, encoded by the exons ATGATGGATGAAATAGCAAATTTGGCAGCAAAGGAAAATGATGGGAAAAAGTTTGCTACTAAAGAAGCCAATTTTTCATCACCAGAGACACTTTATACACTTGCACAGTGCACTCCTGATCTCTCTGATTCTTCTTGTGACCGTTGCTTGAGAACTGCTATTGGAAATTTACCAAGTGATGGCAAAAGAGGTGGTAGAGCTCTTCTTCCTAGCTGTAATGTTAGGTATGAATTGTATCCTTTTTACAACGTTACGGCTGTCGCGCCACCACCTCCGCCGCCAGTTCGCCTTTCTCCTCCACCTTCTTCACAGCCTGATCCTACGACCAGCGATCGAG GAAAAGGGGGAATTGCATCTGGAGTAATAATTGCCATAGTTGTTCCGATTGCTGCTGCAGTGCTACTGTTAATTTTTGGTTTCTGTTGGCTAAGAAGAAGAGGTTCGCAAGAATTCATTGTTGCAAAAGATATGACAG ATGGAAATGAAATTTCAACTACTGAATCCCTGCAATATCAGTTGACCAATATTCAAGCTGCGACGACTAACTTCTCAGCTGATAATAAAATTGGTGAAGGTGGATTTGGTGTTGTCTACAAG GGTATACTTCCGAATGGACAAGAGATAGCTGTGAAGAGGCTATCGAGAAGTTCAGGGCAAGGTGCACAAGAATTTAAGAATGAGATCGTGTTGATCGCGAAGCTTCAACACAGAAATTTAGTGAGACTACTGGGATATTGCTTTGAAGCAGAGGAAAAGCTACTTGTCTATGAATTTGTCCCCAACAAAAGCCTTGACTATTTCTTATTTG ATCCTGAAAAGCAGCATCTACTGAATTGGTCTCGACGTTACAAGATTATAGGAGGGATTGCGCGTGGACTACTTTACCTTCATGAGGATTCACGTCTAAGAGTTATACACCGTGATCTCAAAGCAAGCAATATATTGTTAGACGCTGATATGAATcccaaaatatcagattttggaaTGGCAAGAATATTTGGAATTGATCAAAGTGAAGATATAACAAACAGGATTGTTGGGACATA CGGTTACATGTCGCCGGAGTATGCTATGCATGGACAATACTCTGTTAAATCTGATGTTTTCAGCTTTGGTGTTCTACTTTTGGAGATCATAAGTGGAAAGAAGAATAGCTCATTTTACCAATCAGATGGAGCTGAAGATCTTCTTAGCTAT GTTTGGAAGAATTGGAGAGACGGAACGCCATTGAATATAATGGATCCAACATTTGGAGAGTCATACTCAAGAAATGAAGTGATACAGTGTATACATATCGGATTGTTATGTGTTCAAGAAGATGTTACTGAAAGGCCTACAATGGAATCTGTGGTGCTCATGCTTAATAGTTACTCTGTTACCAAGGCGGCGCCTCAACAACCTGCATTCTTTTTTCGTAGTCGAACAGAGATGCTACCAAAAGGGCTAGAATCAGATCAATATTCTACAAGCAAATCAATACCATTATTGTCTGAGAATGAAGTATCCATTACAGAACTGCATCCAAGATAG